One segment of Vibrio gazogenes DNA contains the following:
- the era gene encoding GTPase Era — protein MADKEFDIDAFFASESQEESKPENQHCGFVAIVGRPNVGKSTLLNQLLGQKISITSRKPQTTRHRIMGVDTDGDYQAIYVDTPGLHIEEKRAINRLMNRAASSSLSDVNLVLFLVEGTHWTKDDEMVFTKLHKAGFPVILCVNKVDNVKDRNEVMLHMYELSTKMDFVDVIPISAKHGKNIDAIRHHVRDHLPQAVHHFPSEYVTDRSQRFMASEILREKIMRFTGEELPYSVTVDIERFDYNPETDGFHINGLILVERIGQKKMIIGKGGEKIKTIGREARLDMEALFGRKVYLETWVKVKSGWADDERALRSLGYIDDL, from the coding sequence ATGGCTGATAAAGAATTTGATATTGATGCTTTCTTTGCATCAGAAAGTCAGGAAGAGAGTAAACCAGAGAATCAACATTGTGGTTTTGTGGCGATTGTCGGACGACCTAATGTCGGTAAATCTACCTTACTGAACCAGCTACTGGGACAGAAAATTTCGATAACATCGCGTAAGCCGCAGACGACACGCCATCGAATTATGGGCGTCGATACAGATGGGGATTATCAGGCCATCTATGTCGATACACCGGGATTGCATATTGAAGAAAAACGAGCGATTAACCGTCTCATGAACCGTGCTGCAAGCAGCTCACTCAGTGATGTTAATTTGGTTCTTTTTCTGGTCGAAGGCACACACTGGACCAAAGATGATGAGATGGTGTTTACCAAGCTGCATAAAGCAGGTTTTCCGGTCATTCTTTGTGTCAATAAAGTCGATAACGTCAAAGACCGTAATGAAGTGATGTTGCACATGTACGAACTGTCTACCAAGATGGATTTTGTTGATGTGATTCCCATTTCTGCAAAACATGGTAAAAATATTGATGCGATTCGCCATCATGTTCGTGACCATCTTCCTCAAGCGGTTCACCATTTCCCGAGTGAATATGTAACTGATCGTTCGCAACGCTTTATGGCGTCAGAGATCCTCCGGGAAAAAATCATGCGTTTTACCGGAGAGGAACTCCCTTATTCGGTGACGGTCGATATTGAACGGTTTGATTACAACCCGGAAACCGATGGTTTTCATATCAATGGCTTGATTTTGGTCGAGCGGATTGGTCAGAAGAAAATGATCATCGGTAAAGGGGGCGAAAAAATTAAAACGATAGGTCGTGAAGCCCGTCTTGATATGGAAGCGTTATTTGGTCGTAAAGTCTATCTGGAAACTTGGGTCAAAGTGAAATCCGGTTGGGCTGATGATGAAAGAGCACTGAGAAGTCTGGGATATATTGACGATCTATAG
- the lepA gene encoding translation elongation factor 4, whose protein sequence is MKHIRNFSIIAHIDHGKSTLSDRLIQVCGGLTNREMAEQVLDSMDLERERGITIKAQSVTLDYLAKDGETYQLNFIDTPGHVDFSYEVSRSLASCEGALLVVDAGQGVEAQTLANCYTAIEMDLEVVPVLNKIDLPAAEPERVAEEIEDIVGIDAIDAVRCSAKTGIGVDDVLERIVSDIPPPEGDVDAPLQALIIDSWFDNYLGVVSLVRIKNGILKKNDKIKVMSTGQTWGVDRLGIFTPKQVDTEKLGTGEVGWVVCGIKDILGAPVGDTLTHAKYGSEKPLPGFKKVKPQVYAGLFPVSSDEYENFRDALGKLSLNDASLFYEPETSAALGFGFRCGFLGMLHMEIIQERLEREYDLDLITTAPTVVYQVEQTDGEVIHIDSPAKLPAINDIHEIREPISRCNILVPSDYLGNVITLCVDKRGVQVDMVYHGNQVALTYDIPMAEVVLDFFDRLKSTSRGYASLDYAFQRFETSDMVRVDVLLNNEKVDALAIITHKAQAQTRGRQLVEKMKEFIPRQMFDIAIQAAIGNHIIARSTVKQLRKNVLAKCYGGDVSRKKKLLKKQKEGKKRMKQIGNVELPQEAFLAILHVGKD, encoded by the coding sequence ATGAAGCACATTCGTAACTTTTCGATTATCGCCCATATCGACCACGGTAAATCCACGCTTTCCGATCGCCTGATTCAGGTGTGTGGCGGCTTAACCAACCGTGAAATGGCAGAACAGGTTCTAGATTCAATGGATCTTGAGCGTGAACGTGGTATTACCATTAAAGCTCAGAGTGTGACTCTGGACTACCTCGCCAAGGATGGAGAAACATACCAGCTCAACTTTATCGATACTCCCGGACACGTTGACTTCTCTTATGAGGTCTCCCGTTCTCTCGCTTCGTGTGAAGGGGCTCTGTTGGTTGTCGATGCCGGACAAGGCGTTGAAGCGCAAACGCTCGCCAACTGCTATACCGCGATTGAAATGGATTTGGAAGTGGTTCCTGTCCTGAACAAGATCGACTTGCCAGCGGCAGAACCGGAACGGGTTGCTGAAGAAATCGAGGACATTGTCGGCATTGATGCGATTGATGCTGTACGTTGTTCTGCGAAGACCGGAATCGGTGTCGATGATGTTCTGGAACGTATTGTTTCAGATATACCACCGCCGGAAGGGGATGTTGATGCCCCCTTGCAGGCCTTGATTATCGATTCTTGGTTTGACAATTATTTAGGTGTCGTGTCTTTGGTACGGATTAAAAATGGGATCCTGAAAAAGAACGATAAGATCAAAGTCATGAGTACCGGACAAACTTGGGGCGTTGATCGCCTCGGGATCTTTACACCGAAGCAGGTGGATACCGAGAAGTTAGGCACTGGCGAAGTGGGCTGGGTTGTCTGTGGTATCAAAGATATTCTCGGTGCACCGGTCGGGGATACGTTAACGCATGCAAAATATGGGAGTGAGAAGCCTCTCCCTGGATTTAAAAAAGTCAAACCGCAGGTTTATGCCGGATTATTCCCGGTTTCGTCGGATGAGTACGAAAACTTCCGCGATGCACTCGGAAAACTCAGTCTCAACGATGCATCGTTATTTTATGAGCCGGAGACATCGGCAGCACTTGGTTTTGGTTTCCGTTGCGGTTTCCTTGGCATGCTGCACATGGAAATTATCCAGGAGCGCTTAGAGCGGGAATATGATCTTGATTTGATTACAACCGCACCAACGGTTGTGTATCAGGTCGAGCAAACCGATGGTGAAGTGATTCATATCGATAGTCCGGCTAAATTACCAGCGATAAACGATATCCATGAGATTCGTGAGCCGATCAGTCGTTGTAATATTCTTGTGCCTTCAGATTATCTGGGGAACGTCATTACACTCTGTGTCGATAAACGGGGTGTGCAGGTTGATATGGTCTACCACGGCAATCAGGTTGCTTTGACTTACGATATTCCGATGGCTGAAGTGGTTCTGGACTTTTTTGACCGCTTAAAATCAACTTCTCGCGGTTATGCTTCTCTGGATTATGCTTTCCAACGTTTTGAAACATCAGACATGGTGCGCGTTGATGTGTTGCTCAACAACGAGAAGGTGGATGCTTTGGCGATTATTACCCACAAAGCTCAGGCCCAGACACGCGGACGTCAGCTGGTTGAAAAAATGAAGGAATTCATTCCTCGGCAGATGTTTGATATTGCGATTCAGGCTGCAATCGGTAACCACATTATTGCACGTTCAACCGTGAAACAATTACGCAAAAACGTACTGGCAAAATGTTACGGTGGTGACGTCAGCCGGAAGAAAAAACTGCTGAAGAAGCAGAAAGAAGGTAAAAAACGGATGAAACAGATTGGTAACGTCGAGTTACCTCAAGAAGCGTTTTTAGCCATTCTCCATGTTGGCAAAGATTAA
- the acpS gene encoding holo-ACP synthase — protein MAVVGFGTDIVEIERIAAAISRNGDAFAQRILSESEFAIYTQSKKPERFLAKRFAVKEAASKALGTGIAQGVSLHDFTVLNDELGKPWLQLSGKAEEFAQSYGVNAIHLSISDERRYAVASVILENNSGH, from the coding sequence ATGGCAGTTGTCGGCTTTGGCACTGATATTGTCGAAATCGAGCGGATCGCGGCGGCGATTTCCAGAAATGGAGATGCTTTTGCGCAGCGTATTCTGAGCGAGAGTGAGTTTGCAATTTATACGCAGAGTAAAAAACCGGAGCGGTTTTTAGCGAAACGGTTTGCAGTCAAAGAAGCCGCCTCAAAAGCATTGGGAACCGGGATTGCACAAGGTGTTTCACTGCATGATTTTACTGTGTTGAATGATGAACTCGGTAAACCATGGTTACAGTTGAGTGGTAAAGCCGAAGAATTTGCTCAGTCATATGGCGTGAACGCCATTCACCTTTCGATATCAGATGAGCGACGCTACGCCGTCGCTTCCGTGATTCTTGAAAACAACTCAGGCCATTGA
- the pdxJ gene encoding pyridoxine 5'-phosphate synthase: MSAILLGVNIDHIATLRNARGTKYPDPVHAAEVAERAGADGITIHLREDRRHILDRDVKILRETLQTRMNLEMAVTDEMVAIALEVCPDYVCLVPEKREELTTEGGLDVLGQLEKVKAATHKLTEAGIKVSLFIDADKEQIDAAKACGAPYVELHTGHYADAETSAAQQDELKKISAAASYANDIGLIVNAGHGLTYHNVAAIAAMPEIHELNIGHSIIGRAVFDGLAKAVADMKTLMIEARR, translated from the coding sequence ATGAGCGCAATTCTTTTAGGCGTTAATATCGATCATATTGCAACATTACGGAATGCACGTGGGACTAAATACCCTGATCCGGTTCATGCAGCTGAGGTTGCTGAACGTGCTGGCGCCGATGGGATCACGATTCATTTGAGAGAAGATCGTCGCCATATTCTTGATCGTGATGTCAAAATTTTAAGAGAGACACTACAAACCCGGATGAATTTAGAAATGGCCGTCACGGATGAAATGGTGGCTATCGCGCTAGAGGTTTGTCCTGATTATGTTTGTCTCGTTCCTGAGAAGCGAGAGGAATTAACCACCGAAGGTGGTCTGGACGTGTTAGGGCAACTTGAGAAAGTTAAAGCCGCTACTCACAAGTTAACTGAAGCTGGTATCAAAGTGTCGCTTTTCATCGATGCTGATAAAGAACAGATTGATGCAGCCAAGGCATGTGGGGCGCCTTACGTTGAGTTACATACGGGGCATTATGCCGATGCTGAAACCTCTGCGGCTCAGCAAGATGAGTTGAAGAAAATTTCCGCAGCAGCCAGTTATGCCAATGATATCGGTCTGATCGTCAATGCCGGTCACGGTTTGACTTACCATAATGTTGCTGCCATTGCTGCAATGCCGGAGATCCACGAACTGAATATCGGCCATTCGATTATTGGTCGTGCCGTTTTTGACGGGCTTGCCAAGGCTGTGGCAGATATGAAGACCTTAATGATAGAGGCCCGGCGCTAA
- the rnc gene encoding ribonuclease III yields MNSPTYQLEKKIGYQFNDGAVLELALTHRSANGHHNERLEFLGDSILSFVIADELYHRFPKSNEGDMSRMRATLVRGNTLAELAREFELGDYLKLGPGELKSGGFRRDSILADAVEAIIGAIYLDSDIESIRRIILDWYQTRLDAIQPGVSQKDPKTRLQEYLQGRRKPLPVYTVTKIKGEAHNQEFTVSCEVAGIGMPVIGKGTSRRKAEQAAAELALEQLNNG; encoded by the coding sequence ATGAATTCTCCAACATATCAACTTGAGAAAAAAATAGGGTATCAGTTCAATGATGGCGCGGTACTGGAACTTGCACTGACACACCGAAGTGCGAATGGTCATCATAACGAGCGTCTTGAATTTCTGGGCGATTCAATTTTAAGTTTTGTCATCGCAGATGAGCTTTATCACCGTTTTCCGAAGAGTAACGAAGGTGACATGAGCCGGATGCGTGCGACGCTTGTCCGAGGGAACACGCTGGCTGAGCTGGCTCGGGAGTTTGAGCTGGGAGATTACTTAAAATTAGGTCCAGGGGAATTGAAAAGTGGTGGTTTTCGCCGCGATTCAATTCTTGCCGATGCCGTTGAAGCGATCATTGGCGCCATTTATTTGGATAGTGATATCGAGTCGATCCGACGGATCATTTTAGACTGGTATCAGACGCGTTTGGACGCGATTCAGCCCGGGGTGTCGCAAAAAGATCCCAAAACTCGGCTGCAAGAGTACCTGCAAGGCAGAAGAAAACCGCTTCCTGTTTATACAGTGACTAAGATTAAAGGTGAGGCACACAACCAAGAGTTTACTGTGTCATGTGAAGTCGCGGGTATTGGAATGCCTGTTATCGGAAAAGGCACCAGCCGCCGCAAGGCAGAACAAGCGGCTGCAGAGCTAGCACTAGAGCAATTGAATAATGGCTGA
- the barA gene encoding two-component sensor histidine kinase BarA, with product MTTKYGLRTRVITLTLAPTLIIGLLLSAFFSYNRYHDLESQVIHAGSNIIEPLAIASEEGLEKHSRESVRRIISYAHRKNSQFVRSIAVFDKHHELFVTSNFHPDFESLTYPKDKPIPILGSSEMKDNNTLILRTPILAESRLIDGRANAETLPVLGYIVIELDLSSLRLQQYQEIFSAILVLILGLALSGVFAFRLLHDVTRPITHMKNMLDRIRRGHLDVRIEGEMHGELDELKKGINAMAVSLSEYHVEMQHSIDQATSDLRETLEQLEIQNVELDIAKKRAQEAARVKSEFLANMSHELRTPLNGVIGFTRQILKTQLTNSQKDYLQTIERSANNLLTIINDILDFSKLEAGKLALENVPFELQENLEEVVDLLATSAHEKGLEINLKVDQKIPVGLVGDPLRIQQVITNLVGNSIKFTERGNIDISVELRSVRDDLVELQFMVRDTGIGISERQQAQLFQAFSQADASISRRYGGTGLGLVITQKLVSQMGGEISLTSRLHRGSTFWFTIRLHPTDIMMGEWYTQKQLAGKEVLLIESHMQSASILQQTLTQSGLRVNYMTTFPDNPPQSDYVILNFSPTQKLVSEEAEALVKQAVACSEHVLIGIPSTELALADHLMTQYPIKCLTKPLARKKLLQLMLDIHPELSAFREENTLSTSIEKMPLTVMAVDDNPANLKLITALLQERVDTVISCTNGEEAVEIATRQKFDIIFMDIQMPKMDGVTACQEIKKLPLNTTTPIIAVTAHAMVGERDRLLNEGMDDYLTKPIDEHVLQQVLVHWNPQPQRSQQDASPVVHSQSADVDNTQPTSSPSSVIDWHMALKQAANKEDLAKDMLTMLVDSIPEVHQIIELSLNGESDQEALLHHIHKLHGSCSYTGVPRLRKICATLEQSLRSGTAIKDLEPELFELQDEMTKVAEAAQRLMA from the coding sequence ATGACCACCAAATATGGCTTGCGCACTCGCGTCATCACACTCACGCTGGCACCGACCCTCATCATCGGCCTGCTGTTAAGTGCATTTTTTTCTTATAATCGTTACCACGATCTTGAGTCTCAGGTGATTCATGCCGGCTCAAATATCATCGAGCCGCTGGCTATCGCGAGTGAAGAAGGGTTAGAAAAGCATAGCCGAGAATCGGTCAGACGAATCATCAGTTATGCACACCGCAAGAATTCTCAATTTGTCCGGAGTATCGCGGTTTTCGACAAACACCATGAACTATTCGTCACGTCTAACTTCCATCCTGATTTCGAATCGCTGACTTATCCGAAAGACAAGCCCATTCCAATTTTGGGTAGCTCGGAAATGAAGGATAACAATACCTTAATTCTTCGCACGCCGATTCTGGCTGAGAGTCGGCTGATTGACGGTAGAGCCAATGCCGAAACCTTACCGGTCCTTGGCTACATTGTCATTGAACTCGATCTCTCATCGCTGAGGCTCCAGCAATATCAGGAAATTTTTTCCGCGATTTTAGTCTTGATTCTGGGCTTGGCACTTTCCGGTGTTTTCGCATTCCGTTTACTCCATGATGTCACCCGGCCGATTACCCATATGAAAAATATGTTGGACCGGATTCGACGCGGGCATCTGGATGTTCGCATTGAGGGAGAAATGCATGGCGAACTGGATGAGCTGAAAAAAGGGATCAATGCCATGGCGGTTTCTCTGTCGGAGTACCATGTCGAGATGCAACATAGCATTGATCAAGCGACCTCTGATCTAAGAGAGACACTCGAACAACTTGAAATCCAAAACGTTGAGCTGGATATCGCTAAAAAACGGGCTCAGGAAGCTGCCCGTGTAAAATCTGAGTTTCTGGCCAATATGTCTCATGAGTTAAGAACGCCATTGAATGGTGTGATTGGCTTCACCCGACAAATTCTAAAAACCCAACTCACCAATAGCCAGAAAGATTACCTGCAAACCATTGAACGTTCAGCAAATAACCTCTTGACGATTATTAATGACATTTTGGACTTCTCCAAACTGGAGGCCGGTAAACTGGCACTCGAAAATGTTCCGTTTGAATTGCAAGAAAATCTCGAAGAAGTCGTCGATCTGCTGGCAACCAGCGCGCATGAAAAAGGGTTGGAAATCAACCTAAAAGTTGATCAGAAGATTCCGGTCGGTCTGGTCGGCGATCCACTGAGAATCCAGCAAGTGATTACCAATCTTGTCGGTAACTCGATTAAGTTTACGGAACGAGGGAATATTGACATCAGTGTCGAGCTTCGTTCGGTCCGGGATGATTTGGTTGAGCTCCAATTTATGGTTCGGGATACAGGGATTGGTATTTCAGAACGACAACAAGCACAGTTATTCCAGGCATTTAGTCAGGCTGATGCCAGTATCTCCCGCCGTTATGGCGGCACAGGGCTTGGATTAGTCATCACCCAAAAACTAGTCAGTCAAATGGGGGGCGAAATCAGTCTGACCAGCCGTCTGCACCGCGGTTCAACGTTCTGGTTCACCATTCGCCTCCATCCGACCGATATCATGATGGGTGAGTGGTACACGCAAAAACAACTGGCAGGTAAAGAAGTCCTGTTGATCGAGTCACACATGCAGTCTGCTTCTATCTTACAACAAACCCTGACGCAATCTGGCTTACGCGTTAACTACATGACCACTTTCCCGGACAATCCACCTCAGTCAGATTACGTGATTCTCAATTTCTCACCGACCCAGAAGTTGGTATCCGAAGAAGCGGAAGCGCTGGTAAAACAAGCGGTAGCATGTTCTGAACATGTTTTAATCGGGATCCCGAGTACCGAACTGGCACTGGCGGATCACCTGATGACGCAGTATCCGATCAAGTGCCTTACCAAACCACTCGCACGTAAAAAACTATTACAGCTCATGCTGGATATTCATCCTGAGCTCTCTGCTTTCCGGGAAGAGAACACGCTTTCAACGTCAATTGAGAAGATGCCGTTAACCGTCATGGCTGTCGACGATAACCCCGCGAACCTGAAGTTGATCACAGCACTATTACAGGAAAGGGTGGACACCGTAATTAGCTGTACCAACGGAGAAGAAGCAGTCGAGATCGCCACACGCCAGAAGTTCGACATTATCTTCATGGATATTCAGATGCCTAAAATGGATGGGGTCACCGCCTGCCAGGAAATCAAGAAATTACCGCTCAACACAACCACACCGATCATTGCCGTCACCGCCCACGCGATGGTGGGAGAACGGGATCGTTTGCTCAATGAAGGCATGGACGATTATCTGACTAAACCGATAGATGAACATGTGTTGCAACAGGTTTTGGTGCATTGGAATCCTCAGCCACAACGGTCGCAACAAGATGCATCGCCAGTCGTTCATTCGCAATCTGCTGATGTTGATAACACACAGCCAACATCATCACCATCCTCGGTGATTGACTGGCATATGGCTTTAAAACAAGCAGCAAATAAAGAAGATTTAGCCAAAGATATGCTGACGATGTTGGTTGACTCGATCCCAGAAGTTCATCAGATCATTGAATTGTCTTTGAATGGTGAATCGGATCAGGAAGCATTACTTCATCATATCCATAAGCTCCATGGCAGCTGTTCCTATACCGGAGTTCCCAGATTAAGGAAAATCTGTGCCACGCTGGAACAATCACTGCGTTCAGGCACGGCCATCAAAGACCTTGAGCCTGAACTATTCGAATTGCAAGATGAGATGACAAAAGTAGCTGAAGCCGCACAACGCTTAATGGCCTGA
- the lepB gene encoding signal peptidase I, whose translation MANTFSLILVIVTLVTGIIWALEKFVWAKKRQQKLDEILAQTKELDPSLQRQVLPQPWWVENSVSIFPVIALVLIVRSFIFEPFQIPSGSMKPTLLIGDFILVEKFAYGLKDPVTHTQFLAIGKPKRGDIAVFRYPPDPSVDYIKRVVGLPGDIVRYSPDKRICIQPKGATECKIVPQSNRVRSDLKSNVAPMEQLDEQLGQVKHHILINPWRMDNPMNYKPRPGVNEWVVPEGHYFMMGDNRDNSADSRYWGFVPEANLVGKAVAIWVSFEFNRSPDSVLPSWIPTGVRLNRIGQIH comes from the coding sequence ATGGCGAATACATTTTCACTCATACTAGTCATTGTGACGCTAGTGACAGGGATTATCTGGGCGCTTGAAAAGTTTGTCTGGGCGAAAAAACGCCAGCAAAAGCTCGATGAAATTCTGGCTCAGACCAAAGAGCTCGATCCATCCCTACAGCGTCAAGTTTTACCTCAGCCATGGTGGGTGGAAAATAGTGTTTCTATTTTTCCCGTCATTGCATTGGTTCTGATTGTTCGGTCATTTATTTTTGAACCGTTTCAGATCCCATCAGGGTCGATGAAACCGACATTGCTGATTGGTGATTTTATACTGGTTGAGAAATTTGCGTATGGCTTGAAAGATCCGGTGACACATACACAGTTTTTGGCTATCGGTAAACCAAAGCGTGGTGATATAGCTGTGTTCCGTTATCCTCCGGATCCGAGTGTCGATTATATTAAACGCGTTGTCGGATTACCGGGTGATATTGTTCGCTACAGTCCAGATAAGCGTATTTGTATTCAGCCGAAAGGCGCAACTGAATGTAAAATTGTGCCACAGTCGAACCGTGTTCGTAGTGATCTGAAATCGAATGTAGCACCGATGGAGCAACTCGATGAGCAACTGGGCCAAGTGAAGCACCATATTCTGATTAATCCATGGCGGATGGATAACCCGATGAATTATAAACCTCGTCCGGGGGTGAATGAATGGGTTGTTCCTGAAGGGCACTATTTTATGATGGGTGACAATCGGGATAACAGCGCCGATAGCCGTTACTGGGGATTCGTTCCTGAAGCGAATCTGGTCGGTAAGGCTGTTGCGATATGGGTTAGTTTTGAGTTTAACCGCTCGCCTGATAGCGTGTTACCATCATGGATTCCGACCGGAGTTCGCTTGAATCGGATTGGTCAGATTCATTAA
- the recO gene encoding DNA repair protein RecO, whose amino-acid sequence MSENQLQRCFVLHRRSYSESSLIIDVFTEEFGRMTLLSKGARRIRSPLKGVLQPFVPLFLKWSGKGTMRTLRQAEPISLGLPLTGIHLYSALYVNELLARLIPSEVPLPGLFYDYLQVLTELAQSSNPEPALRRFELSLLACLGYGVDFLHCAGSGEPVVPTMTYRYREQKGFIASVRKDNLTFVGEELIAISERRFTTQAQLQAAKRFTRIALKPYLGAKPLKSRELFISQIGISRARSKGT is encoded by the coding sequence ATGTCAGAGAACCAACTTCAGCGTTGTTTTGTTTTACATCGACGCTCATATAGTGAAAGTAGCCTGATTATCGATGTCTTTACTGAAGAATTCGGGCGAATGACTTTACTGTCTAAAGGTGCGCGACGCATCCGTTCTCCGCTAAAAGGTGTGTTGCAACCCTTTGTGCCACTGTTTCTGAAATGGTCGGGGAAGGGGACGATGCGCACATTACGTCAGGCCGAGCCGATCAGTCTGGGTTTACCTTTGACAGGCATTCATTTATATTCAGCGTTATATGTCAATGAATTACTGGCACGACTCATCCCTTCAGAAGTTCCCTTACCGGGGCTTTTTTATGATTATCTGCAAGTATTGACCGAACTGGCACAGTCATCGAACCCGGAGCCGGCGCTACGGCGTTTTGAACTCTCGCTGCTGGCTTGTTTGGGTTATGGCGTCGATTTTTTGCATTGTGCCGGCAGCGGAGAACCGGTTGTTCCGACGATGACTTATCGATATCGGGAACAAAAAGGATTTATAGCTTCCGTTCGCAAAGATAATCTGACCTTTGTGGGAGAAGAGTTGATAGCAATTAGTGAACGACGCTTCACGACACAAGCACAGTTACAGGCGGCCAAACGGTTTACCCGGATAGCACTCAAACCTTATCTGGGGGCAAAACCACTCAAAAGCCGAGAACTGTTCATTTCTCAAATTGGTATTTCGAGAGCACGGAGTAAAGGAACATGA
- a CDS encoding SoxR reducing system RseC family protein: MMTALATVAQVHENAGDYQVELSCQQQTSCSHCESSSSCGTGMVSKAIGKKVLTWQLHTSQQVKAGQVVEIGFPEKSLLQSAAIVYLFPLFMMILGGGIGQLWLAPLLGGGEPWVIACTILFTAGGVWIAKILARRMEKLSLEEVVLLRVLGEPIVSHDVST, translated from the coding sequence ATGATGACGGCTTTGGCAACGGTTGCTCAAGTGCATGAAAATGCTGGTGATTATCAGGTTGAACTGAGTTGTCAGCAGCAGACCAGTTGTAGTCACTGTGAGTCATCTTCCAGTTGTGGCACAGGAATGGTTTCTAAAGCTATCGGTAAGAAAGTGTTGACTTGGCAGTTGCATACGTCCCAGCAAGTCAAAGCGGGTCAGGTTGTGGAAATCGGATTTCCTGAAAAAAGTCTATTGCAGTCTGCTGCTATTGTTTATCTTTTTCCTTTGTTCATGATGATTCTAGGCGGCGGAATTGGGCAGCTTTGGCTTGCACCACTACTTGGTGGTGGGGAGCCGTGGGTCATTGCCTGTACTATCTTATTCACCGCTGGTGGCGTATGGATTGCCAAAATTCTGGCCCGTCGAATGGAAAAGCTATCTCTGGAAGAAGTTGTTTTGCTCCGGGTTTTAGGAGAGCCAATTGTCAGTCATGATGTCTCAACGTGA